The following are encoded together in the Streptomyces flavofungini genome:
- the dxs gene encoding 1-deoxy-D-xylulose-5-phosphate synthase: MTILETIRGPRDLKALTEGDLAELAEEIREFLVHAVARTGGHLGPNLGVVELTIALHRVFESPVDRIVWDTGHQSYVHKLLTGRQDFSKLRGKGGLSGYPSREESAHDIVENSHASTALGWADGLAKARDVLGERGHVVAVIGDGALTGGMAWEALNNIAAAKDQPLIIVVNDNERSYAPTIGGLANHLATLRTTDSYEQILAWGKDVLQRTPVVGRTLYESLHGAKKGFKDAFAPQGMFEDLGLKYVGPIDGHDTKAVESALRRAKRFHGPVLVHCLTEKGRGYEPALADEADRFHTVGVMDPLTCEPLAPSNGPSWTSVFGDEIVRIGAEREDVVAITAAMLHPVGLTKFAEAYPDRVWDVGIAEQHAAVAAAGLATGGLHPVVAVYATFLNRAFDQLLMDVALHRCGVTFVLDRAGVTGPDGASHNGMWDLSVLQVVPGLRIAAPRDADQLRTQLREAVTVDDAPTLLRFPKESVGPAIPAVDRVGAMDVLSRGPEEGAGTAADVLLVAVGVMAPVCLGAADLLRERGISATVVDPRWVKPVDPALPALAASHRLVAVVEDNSKAAGVGAAVALALGEAEVDVPVRRFGIPDQFLAHAKRSEVLADLGLTPVEIAGSISATIARQHATRAGAPEQAGPTGAERAGAAGEENPA, encoded by the coding sequence ATGACCATTCTGGAGACGATCCGGGGGCCGCGCGACCTGAAGGCGCTGACCGAGGGCGATCTCGCCGAACTGGCGGAGGAGATACGGGAGTTCCTGGTGCACGCGGTCGCGAGGACCGGCGGTCACCTCGGGCCCAACCTGGGCGTGGTGGAGCTGACCATCGCCCTGCACCGGGTCTTCGAGTCACCCGTCGACCGCATCGTGTGGGACACCGGTCACCAGAGCTACGTGCACAAGCTCCTGACCGGCCGTCAGGACTTCTCGAAGCTGCGCGGCAAAGGAGGCCTTTCCGGCTATCCCTCGCGGGAGGAGTCCGCGCACGACATCGTCGAGAACAGCCACGCCTCCACCGCCCTCGGCTGGGCGGACGGCCTGGCCAAGGCCCGTGACGTGCTCGGCGAACGCGGGCACGTCGTCGCCGTCATCGGGGACGGGGCCCTCACCGGCGGCATGGCGTGGGAGGCCCTGAACAACATCGCGGCCGCCAAGGACCAGCCGCTGATCATCGTCGTGAACGACAACGAACGCTCGTACGCCCCTACCATCGGCGGCCTCGCCAACCACCTGGCCACCCTGCGCACCACCGACAGCTACGAACAGATCCTCGCCTGGGGCAAGGACGTCCTCCAGCGCACCCCCGTCGTCGGCCGCACCCTGTACGAGTCGCTGCACGGCGCGAAGAAGGGCTTCAAGGACGCCTTCGCGCCGCAGGGCATGTTCGAGGACCTGGGCCTGAAGTACGTCGGGCCGATCGACGGGCACGACACCAAGGCCGTCGAGTCGGCGCTGCGCCGCGCGAAACGCTTCCACGGGCCCGTGCTCGTGCACTGCCTCACCGAGAAGGGCCGCGGCTACGAACCCGCGCTCGCCGACGAGGCGGACCGCTTCCACACCGTCGGCGTCATGGACCCGCTCACCTGCGAACCCCTCGCCCCGTCCAACGGCCCCTCCTGGACCTCGGTGTTCGGCGACGAGATCGTCCGCATCGGCGCCGAGCGCGAGGACGTCGTGGCGATCACGGCCGCCATGCTGCACCCGGTGGGCCTCACCAAGTTCGCCGAGGCCTACCCGGACCGGGTGTGGGACGTCGGCATCGCCGAGCAGCACGCCGCCGTCGCGGCCGCCGGGCTCGCCACCGGCGGCCTGCACCCCGTCGTCGCCGTCTACGCCACCTTCCTCAACCGCGCCTTCGACCAGCTCCTGATGGACGTCGCGCTGCACCGCTGCGGGGTGACGTTCGTCCTCGACCGCGCCGGGGTCACCGGGCCCGACGGTGCCTCGCACAACGGCATGTGGGACCTGTCCGTCCTCCAGGTCGTCCCCGGCCTCAGGATCGCCGCGCCGCGCGACGCCGACCAGTTGCGCACCCAGCTGCGCGAGGCCGTCACCGTCGACGACGCGCCGACGCTGCTGCGGTTCCCCAAGGAGTCGGTGGGCCCCGCGATCCCGGCGGTCGACCGCGTCGGCGCCATGGACGTGCTGAGCCGCGGCCCCGAAGAGGGCGCGGGCACGGCCGCCGACGTGCTGCTCGTCGCCGTCGGGGTGATGGCACCGGTGTGCCTGGGCGCCGCCGACCTGCTGCGGGAGCGGGGGATCAGCGCCACTGTGGTCGACCCGCGCTGGGTCAAGCCCGTCGACCCGGCGCTGCCCGCGCTCGCGGCGTCGCACCGGCTCGTCGCGGTCGTCGAGGACAACAGCAAGGCCGCCGGGGTCGGCGCGGCGGTCGCGCTGGCCCTCGGCGAAGCCGAAGTGGACGTGCCCGTACGGCGGTTCGGCATCCCCGACCAGTTCCTCGCGCACGCCAAGCGGAGCGAGGTGCTCGCCGACCTCGGGCTCACCCCCGTCGAGATCGCCGGGAGCATCAGCGCGACCATCGCGCGCCAGCACGCCACCCGCGCGGGCGCGCCGGAACAGGCCGGTCCCACCGGCGCCGAGAGAGCCGGTGCGGCCGGCGAGGAGAACCCAGCATGA
- the ispG gene encoding flavodoxin-dependent (E)-4-hydroxy-3-methylbut-2-enyl-diphosphate synthase, producing MTSGAPVALGLPELPVRPLAERRLSRRIEVGTVAVGGDAPVSVQSMTTTRTSDIGATLQQIAELTASGCQIVRVACPTQDDADALATIARKSQIPVIADIHFQPKYVFAAIDAGCAAVRVNPGNIKQFDDKVKEIARAANDAGTPIRIGVNAGSLDARLLKKYGKATPEALVESALWEASLFEEHGFRDIKISVKHNDPVVMVNAYRQLAAQCDYPLHLGVTEAGPAFQGTIKSAVAFGALLSEGIGDTIRVSLSAPPAEEVKVGIQILESLNLRQRRLEIVSCPSCGRAQVDVYKLADEVTAGLDGMEVPLRVAVMGCVVNGPGEAREADLGVASGNGKGQIFVKGEVIKTVPESKIVETLIEEAMKIAEQMEAAGVPSGVPDVTVS from the coding sequence ATGACTTCTGGAGCGCCCGTCGCGTTGGGCCTTCCGGAGCTGCCGGTCCGACCCCTCGCCGAGCGCCGTCTCTCGCGGCGCATCGAGGTCGGTACGGTGGCCGTCGGCGGGGACGCGCCGGTGTCGGTGCAGTCGATGACGACGACGCGTACGTCGGACATCGGGGCGACGTTGCAGCAGATCGCGGAGCTGACGGCGTCGGGGTGTCAGATCGTGCGGGTGGCGTGTCCGACGCAGGACGACGCGGACGCGCTGGCGACGATCGCGCGGAAGTCGCAGATTCCGGTGATCGCGGACATTCACTTCCAGCCGAAGTACGTGTTCGCGGCGATCGATGCCGGGTGTGCGGCGGTGCGGGTGAACCCGGGCAACATCAAGCAGTTCGACGACAAGGTCAAGGAGATCGCGCGGGCGGCGAACGACGCGGGGACGCCGATCCGGATCGGGGTCAACGCGGGCTCCCTGGACGCCCGTCTCCTGAAGAAGTACGGCAAGGCGACGCCGGAGGCGTTGGTGGAGTCGGCGCTGTGGGAGGCGTCGCTGTTCGAGGAGCACGGCTTCCGGGACATCAAGATCTCGGTGAAGCACAACGACCCGGTGGTCATGGTCAACGCCTATCGGCAGTTGGCCGCGCAGTGTGACTACCCCCTGCACCTGGGTGTGACGGAGGCGGGTCCCGCGTTCCAGGGCACGATCAAGTCGGCCGTCGCCTTCGGCGCGCTGCTCTCCGAGGGCATCGGCGACACGATCCGCGTCTCCCTCTCTGCCCCGCCGGCGGAGGAGGTCAAGGTCGGCATCCAGATCCTGGAGTCCTTGAACCTGCGCCAGCGCCGCCTGGAGATCGTCTCCTGCCCCTCGTGCGGGCGTGCGCAGGTCGACGTCTACAAGCTGGCGGACGAGGTGACGGCGGGTCTGGACGGCATGGAGGTGCCGCTGCGCGTCGCCGTCATGGGGTGTGTGGTGAACGGGCCGGGTGAGGCGCGTGAGGCCGATCTGGGTGTCGCGTCCGGTAACGGCAAGGGCCAGATCTTCGTCAAGGGTGAGGTCATCAAGACCGTCCCCGAGTCGAAGATCGTGGAGACCCTGATCGAAGAGGCGATGAAGATCGCCGAACAGATGGAGGCCGCAGGCGTCCCGTCCGGGGTGCCCGACGTCACTGTGAGCTGA
- the hpnH gene encoding adenosyl-hopene transferase HpnH — translation MVMPLRQSIKVATYLMEQKLRKRDKFPLIVELEPLFACNLKCEGCGKIQHPAGVLKQRMPVAQAVGAVLESGAPMVSIAGGEPLMHPQIDEIVRQLVAKKKYVFLCTNAMLLRKKMDKFKPSPYFAFAVHIDGMRERHDESVAKEGVFDEAVEAMKEAKRRGFRVTTNSTFFNTDTPQTIIEVLNFLNDELQVDEMMLSPAYAYEKAPDQEHFLGVEQTRELFKKAFAGGNRRRWRLNHSPLFLDFLEGKVDFQCTAWAIPNYSLFGWQRPCYLMSDGYVPTYRELIEKTDWSKYGRGKDERCANCMAHCGYEPTAVLATMGSLKESLRAMRETVNGNRG, via the coding sequence ATGGTCATGCCGCTGCGTCAGTCGATCAAGGTCGCGACGTACCTGATGGAACAGAAGCTTCGCAAGCGGGACAAGTTCCCGCTGATTGTCGAGTTGGAGCCGCTGTTCGCGTGCAACTTGAAGTGCGAGGGCTGCGGCAAGATCCAGCATCCGGCCGGGGTGCTCAAGCAGCGCATGCCGGTGGCCCAGGCCGTGGGCGCCGTGCTCGAGTCCGGCGCGCCGATGGTGTCCATCGCCGGCGGTGAGCCACTGATGCACCCTCAGATCGATGAGATCGTGCGGCAGTTGGTGGCCAAGAAGAAGTATGTCTTTCTTTGCACCAATGCCATGCTGCTGCGCAAGAAGATGGACAAGTTCAAGCCCTCGCCGTACTTCGCGTTCGCCGTGCACATCGACGGAATGCGGGAGCGCCACGACGAGTCGGTGGCGAAGGAGGGGGTGTTCGACGAGGCGGTCGAGGCCATGAAGGAGGCCAAGCGGCGCGGCTTCCGGGTGACCACCAACTCGACCTTCTTCAACACGGACACCCCGCAGACGATCATCGAGGTGCTCAACTTCCTCAATGACGAACTGCAGGTCGACGAGATGATGCTGTCGCCCGCCTACGCCTACGAGAAGGCGCCCGACCAGGAGCACTTCCTCGGCGTCGAGCAGACCCGCGAGCTGTTCAAGAAGGCCTTCGCGGGCGGCAACCGGCGCCGCTGGCGGCTGAACCACTCGCCGCTGTTCCTGGATTTCCTGGAGGGCAAGGTCGACTTCCAGTGCACGGCGTGGGCGATCCCCAACTACTCGCTCTTCGGCTGGCAGCGCCCTTGCTATCTGATGAGCGACGGGTACGTCCCCACGTACCGGGAGCTGATCGAGAAGACCGACTGGTCCAAGTACGGCCGCGGCAAGGACGAGCGGTGCGCCAACTGCATGGCGCACTGCGGGTACGAGCCGACGGCCGTCCTCGCCACCATGGGCTCCCTCAAGGAGTCCCTGCGGGCCATGCGTGAGACCGTCAACGGAAATCGCGGGTGA
- a CDS encoding phosphorylase family protein codes for MAVSPARPGPAPLLVACALGIEHLALRTGDRGGASGPMTVLRTGMGPRAAERAVAKALDTPSLRGAAVVATGFCAGLAPGMHPGDLVVAEETRHDGGATPCSGTELLVEGLVRALPRRTVHTGPLTGSDHVVRGHERGDLLATGAIAVDMESAVTLRTAVTAGPRPVAAVRVVVDAPQHELVRIGTVRGGISAFRVLRAVLPAFFEWHRSSLLPRR; via the coding sequence ATGGCCGTGTCCCCGGCGCGGCCGGGCCCCGCACCGCTCCTCGTCGCCTGTGCGCTCGGCATCGAGCACCTCGCCCTGCGCACCGGCGACCGGGGCGGCGCGAGCGGACCCATGACCGTCCTCAGGACGGGTATGGGCCCGCGGGCCGCCGAGCGCGCCGTGGCCAAGGCGCTCGACACCCCCTCCCTGCGCGGCGCGGCCGTCGTGGCCACCGGCTTCTGCGCCGGGCTCGCCCCCGGTATGCACCCCGGCGACCTGGTCGTCGCCGAGGAAACCCGCCACGACGGCGGCGCCACGCCGTGCTCGGGCACCGAGCTCCTGGTCGAGGGGCTGGTGCGGGCGCTGCCCCGGCGCACCGTGCACACCGGGCCGCTCACGGGCTCCGACCACGTCGTCCGCGGCCACGAACGCGGCGATCTGCTCGCCACCGGCGCCATCGCGGTGGACATGGAGTCCGCCGTGACCCTGCGCACCGCCGTGACGGCCGGGCCCCGCCCCGTTGCCGCCGTCCGGGTGGTCGTGGACGCCCCACAGCACGAACTCGTACGAATCGGCACGGTGCGCGGTGGAATATCGGCCTTCCGCGTTCTCCGTGCCGTGCTTCCCGCTTTCTTCGAATGGCACCGTTCTTCGCTGCTCCCCCGGAGGTGA
- the shc gene encoding squalene--hopene cyclase has translation MTATTDGSTGAATPRAASATGTTDTTAAAPGALGAAARAIERSTQFLLSRQDAQGWWKGDLETNVTMDAEDLLLRQFLGVQDESTTRAAALFIRGEQRDDGTWATFYGGPGELSTTIEAYVALRLAGDAPDAPHMAKASAWIRERGGIASARVFTRIWLALFGWWKWDDLPELPPELIYFPKWFPLNIYDFGCWARQTIVPLTIVSAKRPVRPAPFPLDELHSDASIPNPAKPLAPMASWDGVFQRMDKALHLYHKVAPRGVRKAAMNSAARWIIERQENDGCWGGIQPPAVYSVIALHLMGYDLDHPVLKAGLASLDRFAVWREDGARMIEACQSPVWDTCLAAIALADAGLPADHPQLVKAADWMLGEQIVRPGDWSVRRPGLTPGGWAFEFHNDNYPDIDDTAEVVLALRRIAHPDKPRLENAIERGVRWNLGMQSKNGAWAAFDVDNTSSFPNRLPFCDFGEVIDPPSADVTAHVVEMLAYEGRSHDPRTRRGVEWLLAEQEANGAWFGRWGVNYVYGTGSVLPALIAAGLPASHPAIRRAVAWLESVQNDDGGWGEDLRSYRDEQWVGRGASTASQTAWALLALLAAGERDTKSVERGVDWLVQAQSEDGSWDEPYFTGTGFPWDFSINYHLYRQVFPLTALGRYVNGEPAIGGSGKGG, from the coding sequence ATGACAGCGACGACCGACGGAAGCACCGGAGCGGCGACGCCCCGAGCGGCCTCGGCCACCGGAACGACCGACACCACTGCCGCGGCGCCCGGCGCACTGGGTGCCGCGGCCCGCGCCATAGAACGGTCCACACAATTCCTGTTGTCCCGCCAGGACGCCCAGGGATGGTGGAAGGGCGACCTGGAAACCAATGTGACCATGGACGCCGAGGACCTGTTGCTCCGTCAGTTCCTGGGTGTCCAGGACGAGTCGACGACCAGAGCCGCCGCCCTTTTCATCCGCGGCGAGCAGCGCGACGACGGCACCTGGGCCACCTTCTACGGCGGCCCCGGCGAACTCTCCACCACCATCGAGGCGTATGTGGCGCTGCGCCTGGCGGGGGACGCCCCGGACGCACCGCACATGGCCAAGGCGTCCGCCTGGATCAGGGAGCGGGGCGGCATCGCCTCGGCCCGGGTCTTCACCCGCATCTGGCTCGCCCTCTTCGGCTGGTGGAAGTGGGACGACCTGCCCGAGCTGCCGCCCGAACTCATTTATTTTCCCAAGTGGTTCCCGCTCAACATTTACGATTTCGGCTGCTGGGCACGGCAGACCATCGTGCCGCTCACCATTGTCTCGGCCAAGCGTCCGGTGCGTCCCGCGCCCTTCCCGCTGGATGAACTGCACAGCGACGCGAGCATTCCGAACCCCGCCAAACCCCTTGCCCCGATGGCGAGTTGGGACGGCGTCTTCCAGCGCATGGACAAGGCGCTGCACCTTTACCACAAGGTCGCTCCGCGCGGTGTGCGCAAGGCCGCGATGAACAGCGCGGCGCGCTGGATCATCGAACGGCAGGAGAACGACGGCTGCTGGGGCGGCATCCAGCCGCCCGCCGTGTACTCCGTGATCGCGCTGCACCTGATGGGCTACGACCTCGACCACCCGGTCCTCAAGGCGGGCCTCGCCTCCCTGGACCGGTTCGCCGTGTGGCGCGAGGACGGCGCGCGGATGATCGAGGCCTGCCAGTCGCCCGTCTGGGACACCTGCCTCGCGGCCATCGCCCTCGCCGACGCCGGCCTGCCCGCCGACCACCCGCAGCTGGTCAAGGCCGCGGACTGGATGCTGGGCGAGCAGATCGTACGGCCCGGCGACTGGTCGGTGCGCAGGCCGGGCCTGACCCCCGGTGGCTGGGCCTTCGAATTCCACAACGACAACTACCCCGACATCGACGACACCGCCGAGGTCGTCCTCGCCCTGCGCCGGATCGCGCACCCGGACAAGCCGCGCCTGGAGAACGCCATCGAGCGCGGCGTGCGCTGGAACCTCGGCATGCAGTCGAAGAACGGCGCCTGGGCCGCCTTCGACGTCGACAACACCAGTTCCTTCCCCAACCGGCTGCCGTTCTGCGACTTCGGCGAGGTCATCGACCCGCCCTCCGCCGACGTCACCGCGCACGTCGTGGAGATGCTCGCCTACGAGGGCAGGTCCCACGACCCGCGCACCCGGCGGGGGGTGGAGTGGCTGCTCGCCGAACAGGAGGCGAACGGCGCCTGGTTCGGGCGCTGGGGCGTCAACTACGTCTACGGCACCGGGTCGGTGCTGCCCGCGCTCATTGCCGCCGGACTGCCCGCCTCGCACCCGGCGATCCGACGCGCGGTCGCCTGGCTGGAGTCGGTGCAGAACGACGACGGCGGCTGGGGCGAGGACCTGCGCTCCTACCGCGACGAACAGTGGGTCGGGCGCGGCGCCTCCACGGCGTCCCAGACCGCCTGGGCGCTGCTCGCGCTGCTCGCGGCGGGGGAGCGGGACACCAAGTCCGTGGAGCGCGGCGTCGACTGGCTGGTGCAGGCGCAGTCCGAGGACGGCTCCTGGGACGAGCCGTACTTCACCGGCACCGGCTTCCCCTGGGACTTCTCGATCAACTACCACCTCTACCGGCAGGTCTTCCCGCTGACCGCGCTCGGCCGGTACGTCAACGGAGAGCCCGCCATCGGCGGCTCCGGCAAGGGGGGCTGA
- a CDS encoding polyprenyl synthetase family protein, with amino-acid sequence MKLDLVGPGPHEPRTGTRGENVPTVPSAEPAAVDVTALLERGRTLATPVLRSAVDRLAPPMDTVAAYHFGWIDAAGNPSVGDGGKAVRPALALLSAEAAGASPETGVPGAVAVELVHNFSLLHDDLMDGDEQRRHRDTVWKVHGPAQAILVGDALFALANEVLLELGTVEAGRATRRLTTATRALIDGQAQDISYEHRERVTVEECLEMEGNKTGALLACAVSIGAVLGGADDATADILEKYGYHLGLAFQAVDDLLGIWGDPEATGKQTWSDLRQRKKSLPVVAALAAGGPASERLGELLAADAKSSDFDSFSEEEFAARAALIEQAGGREWTAEEARRQHAVAIEALDAVQMPDQVRAQLTALADFVVVRKR; translated from the coding sequence GTGAAGCTCGACCTGGTGGGGCCAGGGCCCCACGAACCCCGCACCGGAACCAGAGGAGAGAATGTGCCGACTGTGCCCTCGGCCGAACCGGCCGCTGTGGACGTGACCGCGCTGCTGGAACGCGGCCGGACGCTGGCCACCCCGGTCCTGCGGTCCGCCGTGGACCGCCTCGCGCCGCCCATGGACACCGTCGCCGCCTACCACTTCGGCTGGATCGACGCGGCGGGCAACCCGTCCGTCGGCGACGGCGGCAAGGCCGTGCGCCCGGCGCTCGCCCTGCTCTCCGCGGAGGCCGCCGGCGCGAGCCCGGAGACCGGCGTGCCCGGCGCCGTCGCCGTCGAGCTGGTCCACAACTTCTCGCTCCTGCACGACGACCTGATGGACGGCGACGAGCAGCGCCGCCACCGCGACACGGTCTGGAAGGTGCACGGCCCCGCGCAGGCGATCCTCGTCGGCGACGCGCTGTTCGCCCTCGCCAACGAGGTCCTGCTCGAACTCGGCACCGTCGAGGCCGGCCGCGCCACGCGCCGCCTGACCACCGCGACCCGCGCCCTCATCGACGGCCAGGCGCAGGACATCTCCTACGAGCACCGCGAGCGGGTCACCGTCGAGGAGTGCCTGGAGATGGAGGGCAACAAGACGGGCGCGCTGCTCGCCTGCGCGGTCTCCATCGGCGCGGTCCTCGGCGGCGCCGACGACGCCACCGCCGACATCCTGGAGAAGTACGGCTACCACCTGGGCCTCGCCTTCCAGGCCGTCGACGACCTGCTCGGCATCTGGGGCGACCCCGAGGCCACCGGCAAGCAGACCTGGAGCGATCTGCGCCAGCGCAAGAAGTCCCTGCCCGTGGTCGCCGCGCTCGCCGCGGGCGGCCCGGCCTCCGAACGGCTCGGCGAGCTGCTCGCCGCCGACGCCAAGAGCAGCGACTTCGACAGCTTCTCCGAGGAGGAGTTCGCCGCGCGCGCCGCCCTGATCGAGCAGGCGGGCGGCCGCGAGTGGACCGCCGAGGAGGCGCGACGGCAGCACGCCGTCGCCATCGAGGCTCTGGACGCGGTCCAGATGCCGGACCAGGTGCGGGCGCAGCTCACCGCGCTCGCCGACTTCGTCGTCGTACGAAAGAGATGA
- the hpnE gene encoding hydroxysqualene dehydroxylase HpnE: MRQDDRHPEGDADGAGKRASAVVVGGGLAGITSALALADAGLDVTLLEGRPRLGGLAFSFQRGELTVDNGQHVYLRCCTAYRWFLDRVEGAHLAPLQERLDVPVLDADRHRLGRLRRTALPVPLHLAASLATYPHLSLAERAAVGRAALALKGLDPADPALDSQDFGSWLAARGQSKRAIEALWDLVGVATLNAVAGDASLGLAAMVFKTGLLSDPGAADIGWARVPLGDIHDGLARKALDSAGVRTELRARVTSISRSENGGWRVEVPGETIPADTVVLAVPQAETHDLLPDGALDEPDRLLGIETAPILNIHVVYDRKVLKRPFFAALGTPVQWVFDRTDASGLAEGQYLAVSQSAAQDEIDAPVAALKERYLPELERLLPAAHGARVLDFFVTRERTATFAPTPGVGRLRPGAHTNASGLYLAGAWTATGWPATMESAVRSGITAARAALTALDRPHGHLFEEAA; encoded by the coding sequence ATGAGGCAGGACGACAGGCATCCCGAAGGAGACGCCGACGGAGCCGGGAAACGGGCCTCCGCCGTCGTCGTGGGCGGCGGCCTGGCCGGCATCACCTCAGCCCTCGCCCTGGCCGACGCCGGCCTCGACGTCACCCTCCTGGAGGGCCGCCCGCGCCTCGGCGGGCTCGCCTTCTCCTTCCAGCGCGGCGAGCTGACCGTCGACAACGGCCAGCACGTCTACCTGCGCTGCTGCACCGCCTACCGCTGGTTCCTCGACCGGGTCGAGGGCGCGCACCTGGCACCGCTGCAGGAACGTCTCGACGTACCCGTGCTCGACGCCGACCGGCATCGGCTCGGACGGCTGCGCCGCACCGCGCTGCCCGTGCCCCTGCACCTGGCCGCGAGCCTCGCCACCTACCCGCATCTGTCGCTGGCCGAGCGCGCCGCCGTCGGCCGCGCGGCACTCGCCCTCAAGGGGCTGGACCCGGCCGACCCGGCGCTCGACAGTCAGGACTTCGGCAGCTGGCTGGCCGCTCGCGGACAGTCGAAGCGCGCCATCGAGGCCCTGTGGGACCTCGTCGGCGTCGCCACCCTCAACGCCGTCGCGGGCGACGCCTCGCTCGGCCTCGCCGCGATGGTGTTCAAGACCGGTCTGCTCTCCGACCCCGGTGCCGCCGACATCGGCTGGGCACGGGTGCCCCTCGGTGACATCCATGACGGTCTGGCCCGCAAGGCGCTCGACTCGGCGGGCGTGCGTACCGAACTGAGGGCACGTGTCACCTCCATCTCCCGTAGTGAGAACGGCGGTTGGCGCGTCGAGGTTCCCGGCGAGACCATCCCGGCGGACACGGTGGTGCTCGCCGTGCCCCAGGCCGAGACCCACGACCTGCTCCCGGACGGTGCCCTCGACGAGCCCGACCGGCTGCTCGGCATCGAGACCGCGCCGATCCTGAACATCCACGTCGTGTACGACCGGAAGGTCCTCAAGCGGCCCTTCTTCGCCGCGCTCGGCACCCCCGTGCAGTGGGTCTTCGACCGGACCGACGCCTCGGGCCTGGCCGAGGGCCAGTACCTGGCGGTGTCGCAGTCCGCGGCCCAGGACGAGATCGACGCTCCCGTGGCGGCGCTCAAGGAGCGCTATCTGCCGGAGCTCGAGCGCCTCCTGCCCGCCGCGCACGGCGCACGGGTCCTCGACTTCTTCGTGACCCGGGAGCGCACGGCCACCTTCGCGCCCACACCGGGCGTCGGCCGCCTGCGTCCGGGCGCGCACACCAACGCGTCCGGGCTCTACCTGGCCGGCGCGTGGACCGCCACCGGCTGGCCCGCGACGATGGAAAGTGCCGTACGCAGCGGAATCACCGCAGCCCGGGCGGCCCTGACCGCACTCGACCGCCCTCATGGCCATCTCTTCGAGGAGGCGGCGTGA
- the hpnD gene encoding presqualene diphosphate synthase HpnD has product MSRTVESEPRVSAPVLAAYSYCETVTGQQARNFAYGIRLLPAPQRRAMSALYAFSRRVDDIGDGVLEPEVKGARLNDTRALLARVRDGEVAEDDTDPVAVALSHAARHFPIPLGGLDELIDGVLMDVRGETYETWDDLKVYCRCVAGAIGRLSLGVFGTEPGALHAERAPEYADTLGLALQLTNILRDVREDALEGRTYLPADDLAKFGCSAGFADSEPPAGSDFAGLVHFEVRRARALFAEGYRLLPMLDRRSGACVAAMAGIYRRLLDRIEREPEAVLRGRVSLPGREKAYVAVRGLSGLDARSVSRGAVRRRT; this is encoded by the coding sequence GTGAGCCGGACCGTGGAGTCAGAACCTCGCGTGTCCGCGCCGGTACTCGCCGCATACAGCTATTGCGAGACCGTGACCGGGCAGCAGGCACGCAATTTCGCGTACGGCATCAGGTTGCTGCCGGCGCCCCAGCGGCGGGCGATGTCCGCGCTCTACGCGTTCTCCCGGCGCGTGGACGACATCGGCGACGGCGTCCTGGAGCCGGAGGTGAAAGGGGCGCGGCTGAACGACACCCGGGCCCTGCTCGCCCGTGTCCGCGACGGCGAGGTGGCGGAGGACGACACCGACCCCGTGGCCGTGGCGCTCAGCCACGCCGCCCGGCACTTCCCGATCCCGCTCGGCGGTCTCGACGAGCTGATCGACGGCGTCCTGATGGACGTGCGCGGTGAGACGTACGAGACCTGGGACGACCTGAAGGTCTACTGCCGGTGCGTGGCCGGAGCCATCGGGCGCCTCTCCCTCGGTGTCTTCGGCACCGAGCCGGGGGCGCTGCACGCGGAGCGCGCGCCGGAGTACGCCGACACGCTCGGCCTCGCGCTCCAACTCACCAACATCCTCAGGGACGTTCGTGAGGACGCGCTGGAGGGCCGCACCTACCTGCCGGCCGACGACCTCGCCAAGTTCGGCTGCTCCGCCGGGTTCGCCGACAGTGAGCCGCCCGCCGGGTCGGACTTCGCGGGCCTGGTGCACTTCGAAGTGCGCCGCGCCCGGGCCCTGTTCGCCGAGGGCTACCGCCTACTGCCCATGCTGGACCGGCGCAGCGGCGCCTGTGTGGCGGCGATGGCGGGGATCTACCGCCGCCTCCTCGACCGCATCGAGCGGGAGCCGGAAGCGGTCCTGCGGGGCCGCGTTTCACTGCCGGGGCGCGAGAAGGCGTACGTCGCCGTGCGCGGGCTGTCCGGGCTGGACGCGCGCAGCGTCTCCCGGGGAGCCGTCAGGAGGCGTACGTGA